The following are encoded together in the Juglans microcarpa x Juglans regia isolate MS1-56 chromosome 2D, Jm3101_v1.0, whole genome shotgun sequence genome:
- the LOC121248807 gene encoding EEF1A lysine methyltransferase 2-like has protein sequence MAGIRLPPEDPEPSSQQSRGAVCDLVSDDERSVAADSWSIKSDYGSTLDDDQRQTDASEALSAANYRAPSDYSSDKEEADAEEAAQSMLGLQSYWDSAYADELVNFREHGHAGEVWFGADVMEVVASWTKGLCIDISRGCMLNHVDDIKSEPAEGDKSLCTRSVLDIGTGNGLLLQELAKQGFSDLTGTDYSEGAIQLARSLADRDGFPNINFLVDDILESKLERQFQLVMDKGTLDAIGLHPDGPIKRMMYWDSVSRLVASDGLLVITSCNSTKNELMQEVESFNQRRIGGSQDPETPRDQEAGRDPPFQFLSYVRSYPTFMFGGSEGSRVTTLAFLRS, from the exons ATGGCTGGAATCCGACTACCTCCGGAGGACCCCGAGCCCTCGTCACAGCAGAGCAGAGGTGCGGTGTGTGATCTGGTCTCCGACGACGAGCGCTCCGTGGCGGCTGACTCCTGGTCCATCAAGAGCGACTACGGCAGCACCCTCGACGACGACCAGCGCCAAACCGACGCTTCCGAAGCCCTCTCTGCCGCCAACTACCGTGCCCCCTCAGATTACAG TTCTGACAAGGAGGAGGCAGATGCTGAAGAAGCAGCGCAATCAATGCTAGGCCTTCAGAGTTATTGGGATTCTGCATATGCAGATGAGTTAGTAAATTTTCGTGAGCATGGCCATGCTGGAGAAGTTTG GTTTGGAGCAGATGTCATGGAAGTTGTTGCTTCTTGGACCAAAGGCCTGTGTATTGACATTTCTCGAGGTTGCATGCTAAATCATGTTGATGATATCAAGTCTGAGCCAGCTGAGGGAGATAAATCTTTGTGTACACGGAGTGTTCTTGATATTGGAACTGGCAATGGTTTACTTCTTCAAGAACTTGCTAAGCAGGG ATTCTCTGATTTAACTGGTACCGACTATAGTGAAGGGGCAATTCAGCTTGCTCGAAGCCTTGCTGATCGTGATGGATTTCCCAACATTAATTTTTTG GTTGACGATATTCTTGAATCAAAGTTGGAAAGGCAGTTTCAACTTGTCATGGACAAAGGTACTTTAGATGCCATTGGGTTGCATCCTGATGGCCCAATCAAAAG GATGATGTATTGGGATTCAGTATCAAGATTGGTGGCTTCTGATGGATTATTA GTTATCACATCATGTAACAgcacaaaaaatgaattaatgcAAGAAGTGGAAAGTTTCAATCAGAGAAGGATTGGTGGGTCCCAGGATCCTGAGACACCTAGGGATCAAGAAGCAGGAAGAGATCCTCCATTTCAATTCCTGAGCTATGTTCGCTCATATCCAACATTCATGTTTGGTGGATCTGAGGGATCACGTGTCACCACTCTGGCATTTTTACGGAGCTAA